The following are from one region of the Mesorhizobium sp. B4-1-4 genome:
- a CDS encoding ribonuclease E/G, protein MPNKMLIDASHPEETRVVVVRGNRIEEFDFESQDKKQLKGNIYLARVTRVEPSLQAAFVEYGGNRHGFLAFSEIHPDYYQIPVADRQALLRAEAQEAEDEEDEDGDGDDRQNRDRGRRGRRRGGKSRDRAEHKRDAGSADSDEANDAAGETGEDNGRGADVIAEDTSHVSETIEHAADTSEHVDASEHADESHHDEGPSEQGDSSSEEGENETRDGGSTSIAASVEADVISEPAPQAEQGSEATSTDNDRGMLEEVQSSHPDDHEVESVGAEDALEEVRNRRKPVRRQYKIQEVIKRRQILLVQVVKEERGNKGAALTTYLSLAGRYSVLMPNTARGGGISRKITSAVDRKRLKEVVADLEVPQGMGVILRTAGESRTKAEIKRDYEYLMRLWENVRSLTLQSTAPALVYEEGSLIKRSVRDLYNKDIDEILVSGEEGYREAKDFMRMLMPSHAKVVQPFRDTTPIFVRNGIEAQLDRMLQPQVTLKSGGYIIINQTEALVAIDVNSGRSTKEHSIEDTALHTNLEAAEEVARQLRLRDLAGLIVIDFIDMEENRNNRSVEKRLKDHLKNDRARIQVGRISHFGLMEMSRQRIRASVLESTMKPCPHCGGTGHVRSDSSVALMVVRAIEEFLLKDSRSHITVRTPAATALYVLNHKRGTLVELESRFGLTITIEADDAVGAQHYAIFRGALAEKPEGFVEVRSLPAYVEPEEPEDEIVVVEEEDEVSAQAEQPRQQPQQHQQPRPAGGEDGEGRDRKRRKRRRRRGGRDRDREHGAPADGSSISAPAGDFSDQADAEVNDETETNNAAPVAASASDEATQASDDSQGKKRRRGKRGGKRNRREDGEGEAEASAGETTEASEADASESEPASIEPVAVAAVEEPVVAPVSDEVPSTEKPKRARRAAKPKKATAEAVAETSVVEAAAETPVETPATAAEETVVAAVDEEPSKARPSRRKPAAIDAPVAPVVSSTVDDEREVKTEEKPKRAGWWQRKGFF, encoded by the coding sequence ATGCCCAACAAAATGCTGATAGACGCCTCCCACCCGGAGGAAACACGCGTTGTCGTCGTACGCGGTAACCGTATCGAAGAATTCGACTTTGAATCCCAGGACAAGAAGCAGCTCAAAGGAAATATCTATCTCGCCCGCGTAACGCGCGTCGAACCCTCCCTTCAGGCAGCTTTTGTCGAATATGGCGGCAACCGTCACGGTTTTCTCGCCTTCAGTGAAATACATCCCGACTACTACCAGATTCCGGTCGCCGATCGTCAGGCACTGCTGCGCGCGGAAGCGCAGGAGGCCGAAGACGAGGAGGACGAGGATGGCGATGGCGACGATCGCCAGAACCGTGACCGCGGACGGCGCGGACGCCGGCGCGGCGGCAAGAGCCGCGACCGTGCCGAGCACAAGCGCGATGCCGGTTCAGCCGATTCCGACGAGGCAAACGACGCCGCCGGCGAGACAGGTGAGGACAACGGCCGTGGCGCTGACGTCATCGCCGAGGACACCTCCCACGTTTCGGAAACCATCGAACATGCGGCGGATACCTCCGAACATGTCGATGCATCCGAACACGCCGATGAATCCCATCATGATGAAGGTCCTTCCGAACAGGGCGACTCTTCTTCCGAGGAGGGCGAAAACGAGACCCGCGACGGCGGTTCTACTTCGATCGCCGCCTCCGTCGAAGCCGATGTGATTTCCGAGCCCGCCCCGCAGGCGGAACAGGGCAGCGAAGCCACCTCCACCGACAATGATCGTGGCATGCTGGAGGAGGTCCAGTCCTCGCATCCCGACGATCATGAGGTCGAATCGGTCGGTGCGGAGGATGCGCTGGAAGAAGTGCGCAACCGCCGCAAGCCGGTGCGTCGCCAGTACAAGATCCAGGAAGTCATCAAGCGTCGGCAGATCCTGCTGGTGCAGGTCGTCAAGGAAGAGCGCGGCAACAAGGGCGCCGCGCTCACCACCTATCTGTCGCTTGCCGGCCGCTATTCGGTGCTGATGCCGAACACGGCGCGCGGCGGCGGCATTTCCCGCAAGATCACCAGCGCGGTCGACCGCAAGCGTCTCAAGGAAGTCGTTGCCGATCTCGAAGTGCCGCAAGGCATGGGCGTCATCCTGCGCACCGCCGGCGAGAGCCGCACGAAGGCCGAGATCAAGCGCGACTATGAATATCTGATGCGGCTCTGGGAGAACGTGCGCAGTCTCACGCTGCAATCCACAGCCCCTGCCCTCGTCTATGAGGAAGGCAGCCTGATCAAGCGCTCCGTGCGCGACCTCTACAACAAGGATATCGACGAGATCCTTGTCTCGGGTGAGGAAGGCTATCGCGAGGCCAAGGACTTCATGCGCATGCTGATGCCGAGCCACGCCAAGGTGGTTCAGCCGTTCCGCGACACGACACCGATCTTCGTGCGCAACGGTATCGAGGCGCAGCTCGACCGCATGCTGCAGCCGCAGGTGACGCTGAAGAGCGGCGGCTACATCATCATCAACCAGACCGAGGCGCTGGTCGCCATCGACGTCAATTCGGGCCGCTCCACCAAGGAGCACTCGATCGAGGACACCGCGCTCCACACCAATCTGGAAGCGGCCGAAGAGGTGGCCCGCCAGCTCAGGCTGCGCGACCTTGCCGGCCTGATCGTCATCGACTTCATCGACATGGAGGAGAACCGCAACAACCGCTCCGTCGAGAAGCGGCTGAAGGACCACCTCAAGAACGATCGTGCCCGCATCCAGGTCGGGCGTATCTCGCATTTCGGCCTGATGGAGATGTCGCGCCAGCGCATCCGCGCCAGCGTGCTGGAATCGACCATGAAGCCGTGCCCGCATTGTGGCGGCACAGGCCATGTGCGCTCCGATTCGTCGGTGGCGCTGATGGTGGTCAGGGCGATCGAGGAATTCCTGCTCAAGGATTCGCGCAGCCACATCACGGTTCGCACGCCGGCGGCGACAGCACTCTATGTGCTCAACCACAAACGGGGCACGCTGGTGGAACTGGAAAGCCGCTTCGGCCTGACCATCACCATCGAGGCCGACGATGCGGTAGGCGCGCAGCACTACGCGATCTTCCGCGGCGCTCTGGCCGAAAAGCCCGAAGGCTTCGTCGAGGTGCGCAGCCTGCCGGCCTATGTCGAGCCGGAAGAGCCCGAGGACGAGATTGTCGTCGTTGAGGAAGAGGATGAGGTATCGGCGCAGGCAGAGCAGCCTCGCCAACAGCCGCAGCAGCATCAACAGCCGCGGCCTGCCGGTGGCGAGGATGGCGAAGGCCGCGACCGCAAGCGACGCAAGCGCCGCAGACGTCGTGGCGGCAGGGATCGCGACCGTGAGCATGGCGCGCCGGCCGACGGCTCGTCCATCTCTGCTCCGGCCGGAGATTTCTCCGATCAGGCAGACGCGGAGGTCAATGACGAGACCGAAACCAACAATGCCGCCCCGGTCGCTGCCAGTGCGTCGGATGAGGCAACGCAGGCGTCGGATGACAGCCAGGGCAAGAAGCGCCGGCGCGGCAAGCGCGGCGGCAAGCGCAACCGTCGCGAAGACGGCGAAGGCGAGGCCGAGGCAAGTGCCGGCGAAACGACCGAGGCGTCCGAGGCTGATGCTTCGGAAAGCGAGCCCGCGTCGATCGAACCGGTTGCCGTTGCCGCGGTGGAAGAGCCGGTAGTGGCTCCGGTCAGCGACGAGGTGCCAAGCACAGAGAAGCCCAAGCGGGCGCGCCGTGCGGCCAAACCGAAGAAGGCAACCGCCGAGGCCGTCGCCGAGACAAGCGTTGTCGAAGCGGCCGCGGAAACGCCGGTTGAGACTCCGGCGACCGCCGCTGAGGAAACAGTGGTCGCGGCCGTCGATGAGGAGCCTTCAAAGGCTCGGCCATCGCGACGCAAGCCGGCCGCCATCGATGCACCGGTCGCGCCGGTGGTTTCGTCGACCGTCGACGATGAGCGGGAAGTCAAGACCGAGGAAAAGCCGAAGCGTGCCGGCTGGTGGCAGCGGAAAGGCTTTTTCTAA
- a CDS encoding tetratricopeptide repeat protein: MLSRPRPTIAQAARVFATLSLGFAVAVASSVTAFAQGVPVIRDAEIEALVRDYARPIFRAAGLANDGIDIVLVNDSSFNAFVTGRRMFINTGALMMAETPNEIIGVIAHEAGHLAGGHQQKLRDQLERAKTMAVIATLLGAGAIVAGATTNSRGLAGAGMGVAAGGGEMAQRSILAYQRTEEITADRSAITYLNATGQSGMGMLKTFARFQTALSLSGAQIDPYRISHPMPQERIANLQVLVKQSPNVDKLDPPALQQRHDMMRVKIAVYMGGQAAAARLMQKMRGSLAAQYGDAQSTYLYGNLPAALVKTNALIKAQPKNAYFQELRGDILMKANKPGEAADAYAKAVSLDPARSGLLPVSLGQALMAVGTPDSLKKAIVQINNGLGRDKENSEGYRYLAQAYGELGDIPGAELATAEGHFYSGNYKDAKIFAMRAQQRMKRGEPRWIRAQDIINYKSSGKI, from the coding sequence ATGTTGAGCCGACCCAGACCGACGATAGCCCAGGCAGCGCGTGTCTTCGCCACGCTTTCGCTCGGCTTCGCCGTTGCCGTGGCGAGTTCGGTCACCGCCTTTGCCCAAGGCGTGCCTGTGATACGTGATGCCGAGATCGAGGCTCTGGTGCGCGATTACGCACGGCCGATCTTCAGGGCTGCCGGATTGGCGAATGATGGCATAGACATCGTGCTGGTCAACGATTCCAGCTTCAACGCCTTCGTCACCGGACGCCGGATGTTCATCAACACGGGCGCGCTGATGATGGCTGAGACGCCCAACGAAATCATTGGCGTCATCGCGCACGAAGCCGGCCATTTGGCCGGCGGTCACCAGCAGAAATTGCGTGACCAGCTCGAGCGCGCCAAGACGATGGCCGTCATCGCGACATTGCTTGGTGCCGGCGCGATCGTCGCCGGTGCGACCACCAACAGCCGCGGCCTTGCCGGCGCCGGCATGGGCGTCGCCGCCGGCGGCGGCGAGATGGCCCAGCGCAGCATCCTTGCCTACCAGCGCACCGAGGAGATCACGGCCGACCGCTCCGCGATCACCTATCTCAATGCCACCGGTCAGTCCGGCATGGGCATGCTGAAGACCTTTGCCCGCTTCCAGACGGCCTTGTCGTTGTCGGGCGCCCAGATCGATCCCTACCGGATCAGCCATCCGATGCCGCAAGAGCGAATCGCCAACCTCCAAGTGCTGGTCAAACAGAGCCCCAATGTCGACAAGCTCGATCCGCCGGCGCTGCAGCAGCGCCATGACATGATGCGGGTTAAGATCGCCGTCTACATGGGTGGCCAGGCCGCCGCGGCGCGGCTGATGCAAAAGATGCGGGGCAGCCTGGCCGCGCAATATGGCGATGCCCAGTCGACCTACCTTTACGGCAATCTTCCCGCAGCGCTCGTCAAGACCAACGCCCTGATCAAGGCGCAGCCCAAGAATGCCTACTTCCAAGAGTTGCGCGGCGACATACTGATGAAGGCGAACAAGCCTGGGGAAGCGGCGGACGCCTACGCCAAGGCGGTCAGCCTCGACCCGGCGCGGTCCGGCCTGCTGCCTGTCTCGCTTGGCCAGGCGCTGATGGCCGTCGGTACACCTGACTCGCTCAAGAAGGCGATCGTTCAGATCAACAATGGCCTGGGTCGCGATAAGGAAAATTCCGAGGGGTACCGTTATCTGGCGCAGGCTTACGGCGAACTGGGAGACATACCGGGTGCTGAGCTTGCCACGGCCGAAGGTCATTTCTATTCCGGCAACTACAAGGACGCGAAGATCTTCGCCATGCGGGCGCAGCAGCGGATGAAGCGCGGCGAGCCGCGCTGGATACGCGCCCAGGACATCATAAATTACAAATCGTCAGGCAAGATCTAG
- a CDS encoding DsbA family protein yields MKKALLLGTTGIAVALAMLAFGFVAGSPQVAKAGTVQPVQAAVADTKIDRTEIEGIIRDYLLKNPEVLLEVQDALEAKQKEEQRIAHLGVIKDAKDQIFNSAFDGVVGNPNGKVTIVEFYDYNCGFCKRAIEDMRALTKTDPDLRFVLKEFPILGPDSQKASFVSMAFHLMMPEKYGEFHNALLGGQGRATEATAIKIALSLGADEATLREKMKDPSIPEAFSKTYDLANKLSITGTPSYVVGNEVVFGALGQQVLAEKIEAAKAAL; encoded by the coding sequence ATGAAAAAGGCACTGCTGCTGGGCACCACGGGGATCGCTGTAGCCCTTGCCATGCTGGCTTTCGGTTTCGTGGCCGGCAGCCCACAGGTCGCGAAGGCCGGCACGGTACAGCCTGTCCAGGCGGCTGTGGCCGATACCAAGATCGACCGCACCGAGATCGAAGGAATCATCCGCGACTATCTCTTGAAGAACCCGGAAGTACTGCTCGAGGTGCAGGACGCGCTGGAGGCCAAACAGAAGGAAGAGCAGCGCATCGCTCATCTTGGCGTCATCAAGGACGCCAAGGACCAGATCTTCAACTCCGCCTTCGACGGCGTCGTCGGCAATCCGAACGGCAAGGTGACGATCGTCGAGTTCTACGACTACAATTGCGGCTTCTGCAAACGCGCCATCGAGGACATGCGGGCGCTGACCAAAACCGATCCGGATCTGCGCTTCGTGCTCAAGGAATTCCCGATCCTCGGCCCGGATTCGCAGAAGGCGAGCTTCGTTTCGATGGCGTTTCACCTGATGATGCCGGAAAAGTACGGCGAGTTCCACAACGCGCTGCTTGGCGGCCAGGGACGCGCCACCGAGGCGACCGCGATCAAGATCGCGCTTTCGCTCGGTGCCGACGAGGCGACATTGCGCGAGAAGATGAAGGACCCGTCGATCCCCGAGGCCTTCTCCAAGACCTATGATCTCGCCAACAAGCTGTCGATCACCGGAACGCCGTCCTATGTCGTCGGCAACGAGGTCGTGTTCGGAGCTCTCGGGCAGCAAGTGCTTGCGGAAAAGATCGAGGCGGCGAAAGCCGCGCTTTGA
- a CDS encoding N-acetylmuramoyl-L-alanine amidase, whose product MGLADFTDKGCRVGGQILGAFRLLLLMAIFLACSSVADAADAPLVAKGYKMAGDATKVRIVMDFDREPDIKWFLLRGPNRLVIDLANTRLAIDAKDLKPRGLVKGVRLGEIGDGVSRLILTGKGPFAVDKLDVLKNDDGTGYRIAIDMSAASEREFDIALANQALTTGSTVSTDKGGRVGTGPVSNPGHRFTVVLDPGHGGIDGGAEGLNGTIEKNVTLAFATELRDKLAAIGKYDVFMTRDTDEYLRLDDRVRIARQHEADLLISIHADTISVKGIRGATVYTVSDKASDPEAQALADRENLSDQFAGMVIKDDNKEVTDILIDLIRRETHTFSMSFAHTLVGQLSTSVGLINNPQRSAGFKVLKAPDVPSVLVELGYLSNAKDEAQLLNAEWRGKAAQSITNAVALFASARAGTGTGTGTGG is encoded by the coding sequence ATGGGATTGGCAGACTTCACAGACAAGGGATGTCGTGTTGGCGGCCAGATTCTCGGCGCCTTCCGTCTCCTGCTGCTGATGGCGATTTTCCTTGCGTGCTCCTCTGTTGCCGATGCCGCCGATGCACCGCTCGTGGCGAAGGGTTACAAGATGGCGGGCGATGCCACCAAAGTGCGCATCGTCATGGATTTCGATCGCGAGCCGGACATCAAATGGTTCCTGCTGCGTGGGCCCAATCGTCTGGTCATCGACCTGGCGAACACCAGGCTGGCCATCGACGCCAAGGATCTGAAGCCGCGCGGCCTGGTCAAGGGCGTGCGGCTGGGTGAGATCGGCGACGGCGTTTCGCGGCTGATCCTCACCGGCAAGGGGCCGTTCGCCGTCGACAAGCTGGATGTGCTCAAGAACGATGACGGAACCGGCTACCGCATCGCCATCGACATGTCGGCGGCCTCCGAACGGGAGTTCGACATCGCGCTTGCCAACCAGGCGTTGACCACCGGCTCCACGGTTTCGACCGACAAGGGTGGGCGGGTAGGCACCGGCCCGGTCTCCAATCCGGGCCACCGCTTCACCGTCGTCCTCGATCCCGGCCATGGCGGTATCGACGGCGGCGCCGAGGGCCTGAATGGCACCATCGAGAAGAACGTCACACTGGCTTTCGCCACGGAGTTGCGCGACAAGCTCGCGGCTATCGGCAAATATGATGTCTTCATGACGCGTGACACCGATGAATATCTGCGCCTGGACGACCGGGTGCGCATCGCCCGCCAGCATGAGGCAGACCTGCTGATCTCGATCCATGCCGATACGATCAGCGTCAAGGGCATCCGTGGCGCCACCGTCTACACCGTCTCCGACAAGGCGTCGGACCCCGAGGCACAGGCGCTTGCCGACCGCGAAAATCTCTCCGACCAGTTCGCCGGCATGGTTATCAAGGACGACAACAAGGAAGTGACAGACATCCTGATCGATCTGATCCGCCGCGAGACGCACACCTTCTCGATGAGTTTTGCCCACACATTGGTCGGCCAGCTGTCGACCAGCGTGGGCCTCATCAACAATCCGCAACGTTCCGCGGGATTCAAGGTGCTGAAGGCGCCAGACGTGCCATCCGTGCTGGTCGAGCTCGGCTATCTCTCGAACGCCAAGGACGAGGCGCAGCTCCTCAACGCCGAGTGGCGCGGCAAGGCCGCGCAAAGCATCACCAACGCTGTTGCGCTGTTCGCTTCCGCCCGGGCCGGAACCGGAACCGGAACCGGAACCGGGGGCTGA
- a CDS encoding penicillin-binding protein 1A — MIRLIGYFFGIGTTLALLVAAGVAIYISHLSKDLPDYEVLAKYEPPVTTRIHASDGSLMAEYARERRLYLPIQAIPDRVKAAFLSAEDKNFYNHPGIDVTGLGRAIIVNFQNLGSGRRQVGASTITQQVAKNFLLTADQTYERKIKEMILAFRIEQAYPKDRILELYLNEIFFGFGAYGVAGAALTYFDKSVNELTVAEAAYLASLPKGPNNYHPFKHADRAIERRNWVIDQMVENGYVTREEGNKAKAEPLGVTPRRTGTYLFAGEYFTEEVRRQIIARYGENALYEGGLSVRTTLDPKIQLIARKAMQNGLLKYDTLRGYRGPVKSIDVSGDWGVPLGNVKGLEDVPEWSLAVVLDSSATGLSIGLQPARQASGDIVKERVEGTVSKDDMGFAMRHVVGGKTVKAKSPAEVLKPGDVIFVQKNEGSDNAYSLRQVPEVEGGLIAMDPHTGRVLAMVGGFSYAQSEFNRATQAMRQPGSSFKPIVYSAALDNGYTPASVIMDGPITIQSGNTTWTPKNYDGTVAGPATLRSGIEKSRNLMTVRLANDMGMKLVVEYAERFGVYDHLAPYLPMALGSGETTVMRMVSAYSIMANGGKSIKPSLIDRIQDRYGKTVFKQDERGCEGCNAPEWKNQPEPELVDNSEQVLDPMTAYQITSMMEGVVQRGTGATIGELGRHIAGKTGTTNDEKDAWFIGFTPNLVVGLYMGYDTPRGLGHGATGGGLAAPIFKDFMRVALDGTPNVDFKVPDGMSLIAINRKTGMRATPGDPGTIIEAFKPGTGPADSYWVIGMGADGSNASGGALSPQANQAIQDGGGGLY, encoded by the coding sequence ATGATTCGTCTCATTGGCTATTTCTTCGGCATCGGCACGACGCTGGCCCTTCTGGTCGCGGCGGGCGTTGCGATTTACATCAGCCATCTGTCCAAGGATCTGCCCGACTACGAGGTGCTGGCCAAGTATGAGCCGCCGGTGACCACCCGCATCCATGCCTCGGACGGCTCGCTGATGGCCGAATATGCGCGCGAGCGGCGCCTGTACCTGCCAATCCAGGCGATCCCGGATCGCGTCAAGGCGGCGTTCCTGTCGGCCGAGGACAAGAACTTCTACAATCACCCCGGCATCGACGTGACCGGCCTTGGCCGCGCCATCATCGTCAACTTCCAGAATCTTGGCTCGGGCAGGCGTCAGGTCGGCGCCTCCACGATTACCCAGCAGGTGGCAAAGAACTTCCTATTGACCGCGGACCAGACCTACGAGCGCAAGATCAAGGAGATGATCCTGGCCTTCCGCATCGAGCAGGCCTATCCCAAGGATCGCATTCTCGAGCTCTACCTCAACGAAATCTTCTTCGGCTTCGGCGCCTATGGTGTGGCCGGCGCGGCGCTTACTTATTTCGACAAGTCGGTGAACGAGCTGACCGTGGCCGAGGCCGCTTATCTGGCCTCCCTGCCGAAGGGACCGAACAATTACCATCCCTTCAAGCATGCCGATCGCGCGATCGAGCGCCGTAACTGGGTCATCGACCAGATGGTCGAGAATGGCTACGTCACGCGTGAGGAAGGCAACAAGGCCAAGGCCGAGCCGCTCGGCGTGACGCCACGCCGCACCGGCACCTATCTTTTCGCCGGCGAGTATTTCACCGAGGAGGTTCGCCGCCAGATCATCGCCCGCTATGGCGAGAACGCGCTTTACGAAGGCGGCCTGTCCGTTCGCACGACGCTTGATCCGAAGATACAGCTCATTGCCCGCAAGGCGATGCAGAACGGCCTGTTGAAGTACGATACGCTGCGCGGTTATCGCGGGCCGGTGAAATCAATCGACGTATCCGGTGACTGGGGCGTGCCTCTGGGCAACGTCAAGGGCCTCGAGGATGTTCCCGAATGGTCGCTCGCCGTCGTGCTCGACAGTTCCGCGACCGGCCTGTCGATCGGCCTGCAGCCCGCGCGCCAGGCGTCTGGCGACATCGTCAAGGAACGTGTCGAAGGCACCGTCAGCAAGGACGACATGGGCTTCGCCATGCGCCATGTGGTCGGCGGCAAGACCGTCAAGGCCAAGTCGCCGGCCGAAGTGCTCAAACCGGGCGACGTCATCTTCGTGCAGAAGAACGAGGGCTCCGACAATGCCTACAGCCTGCGCCAGGTTCCCGAGGTGGAAGGCGGCCTGATCGCCATGGATCCGCATACCGGCCGCGTGCTGGCCATGGTCGGCGGTTTCTCCTACGCCCAGTCCGAGTTCAACCGCGCCACCCAGGCGATGCGCCAGCCAGGCTCTTCGTTCAAGCCGATCGTCTATTCGGCCGCGCTCGACAACGGCTATACGCCGGCCTCGGTGATCATGGACGGACCGATCACCATCCAGAGCGGCAACACGACCTGGACGCCGAAGAACTATGACGGCACCGTCGCCGGGCCGGCAACCCTGCGCTCCGGCATCGAGAAGTCACGCAACCTGATGACGGTGCGGCTTGCCAACGACATGGGCATGAAGCTGGTCGTCGAATATGCGGAGCGCTTCGGCGTCTATGATCATCTGGCGCCGTATTTGCCGATGGCGCTTGGCTCCGGCGAGACGACTGTCATGCGCATGGTTTCGGCCTATTCGATCATGGCCAATGGCGGCAAGTCGATCAAGCCGTCGCTGATCGACCGCATCCAGGATCGCTACGGCAAGACGGTGTTCAAGCAGGATGAGCGTGGCTGCGAGGGCTGCAACGCGCCTGAATGGAAGAACCAGCCGGAGCCGGAACTGGTCGACAATTCCGAGCAGGTGCTCGATCCGATGACCGCATACCAGATCACCTCGATGATGGAAGGCGTCGTGCAGCGCGGCACCGGCGCCACCATCGGCGAGCTCGGCCGCCACATCGCCGGCAAGACCGGAACGACCAATGACGAGAAGGACGCCTGGTTCATCGGATTTACGCCCAACCTCGTCGTCGGCCTCTATATGGGCTACGACACGCCGCGCGGCCTTGGCCATGGCGCCACCGGCGGCGGTCTCGCCGCTCCGATCTTCAAGGATTTCATGCGTGTGGCGCTGGACGGCACGCCCAATGTCGACTTCAAGGTTCCCGATGGCATGAGCCTGATCGCCATCAACCGCAAGACCGGCATGCGGGCGACACCGGGTGACCCGGGCACCATCATCGAGGCCTTCAAGCCAGGTACCGGCCCCGCCGACAGCTATTGGGTGATCGGCATGGGCGCCGACGGCTCCAACGCCTCCGGCGGCGCACTATCGCCGCAGGCCAACCAGGCCATTCAGGACGGTGGCGGCGGCCTCTACTGA
- a CDS encoding glutaminase, producing MPELKQALAEVAAEMAERTDRGEVASYIPQLGNVDPGKFGIAAVTNDGRVLMAGDAEQAFSIQSISKVFTLTLALGNVGDALWKRVGREPSGNPFNSIVQLEHENGIPRNPFINAGAIVVSDILLAGHQPREAIGEILRFIQFLADDETIIIDRDVAASERATGYRNFALANYMKSFGNLHHAPELALGVYFHHCAIAMSCRQLAMAGRFLANGGKNPATGHSVVSAERARRIGAMMLTCGHYDGSGDFAFRVGIPGKSGVGGGILGIVPGIASLAVWSPGLNANGNSKLGSIALEKLARMMKWSIFAP from the coding sequence ATGCCGGAACTGAAGCAGGCGCTGGCCGAGGTCGCCGCCGAAATGGCCGAACGCACCGATCGCGGCGAGGTCGCTTCCTATATCCCGCAGCTGGGCAACGTCGATCCTGGGAAATTCGGCATCGCCGCCGTCACCAATGACGGCCGCGTGCTGATGGCGGGCGATGCCGAACAGGCCTTTTCGATCCAGAGCATCTCCAAGGTATTCACCCTGACGCTCGCGCTCGGCAATGTCGGCGACGCATTGTGGAAGCGGGTAGGGCGCGAACCCTCGGGCAATCCCTTCAACTCGATCGTCCAGCTCGAGCACGAGAACGGCATTCCACGCAACCCGTTCATCAATGCCGGTGCCATCGTCGTTTCCGACATCCTGCTTGCCGGCCACCAGCCGCGCGAGGCGATCGGCGAGATCCTGCGGTTCATCCAGTTCCTCGCCGACGACGAGACGATCATCATCGACCGCGATGTCGCCGCGTCCGAGCGCGCCACCGGCTATCGCAATTTCGCACTCGCCAACTACATGAAATCCTTCGGCAACCTTCATCATGCGCCGGAGCTGGCGCTTGGCGTCTATTTCCACCACTGCGCCATAGCCATGAGCTGCCGGCAACTGGCCATGGCCGGCCGCTTCCTCGCCAATGGCGGCAAGAACCCGGCGACCGGCCATTCCGTGGTGTCGGCCGAGCGGGCGCGGCGCATCGGCGCCATGATGCTGACCTGCGGCCACTATGACGGCTCGGGCGACTTCGCCTTTCGCGTCGGTATTCCCGGCAAGAGCGGTGTCGGCGGCGGCATATTGGGCATCGTGCCGGGCATCGCCTCGCTTGCTGTCTGGTCGCCGGGTCTCAATGCCAACGGCAATTCCAAGCTGGGTTCGATCGCGCTGGAAAAGCTGGCCAGGATGATGAAGTGGTCGATCTTCGCGCCTTGA
- a CDS encoding pyridoxal phosphate-dependent aminotransferase, which translates to MVVSLSRRGNVEPFHAMDVLAEANRLKAQGVPVISMAVGQPSDPAPARVRAAAAKALEGGRIGYTDTLGLAGLRKAMAEHYADHYGLDVDPGRIAVTTGSSAAFNLAFLAMFDPGDRVAIAAPGYPAYRNIMAALGIDVVEIELGDEAYLHADHLKAAHREKPLKGVLFASPANPTGAVIPADELSALISMAEALGIAVISDEIYHRLAYAAPDTTALRYGNSVTVINSFSKYYCMTGWRIGWMVLPEELVRPVERIAQSLYISPPELSQIAAIEAFAATEELEAVKGRYAWNRELLMKRLPELGFPLAAPMDGAFYAFCDVTRHTNDSMAFARRMLAEAHVAATPGRDFDTQAGHRTMRFSYAGSHDDMVEALARIDRWLR; encoded by the coding sequence ATGGTCGTTTCACTCTCACGCCGCGGCAATGTCGAGCCATTCCACGCCATGGATGTGCTGGCCGAAGCGAACCGGCTGAAGGCCCAAGGCGTGCCGGTGATTTCCATGGCGGTCGGCCAGCCGTCCGACCCGGCACCCGCACGCGTTCGCGCCGCGGCGGCCAAGGCCCTGGAGGGTGGCCGCATAGGCTACACCGACACGCTGGGTCTGGCCGGTCTGCGCAAAGCGATGGCGGAGCACTACGCCGATCATTATGGGCTCGATGTCGATCCTGGCCGGATCGCGGTGACGACGGGATCGTCGGCGGCCTTCAATCTCGCCTTCCTGGCGATGTTCGATCCGGGTGACCGCGTCGCCATCGCCGCGCCCGGCTACCCCGCCTATCGTAACATCATGGCGGCGCTCGGCATCGACGTGGTCGAGATCGAACTCGGCGATGAGGCTTACTTGCATGCCGATCATCTGAAGGCCGCGCACCGCGAAAAGCCACTGAAGGGCGTGCTGTTTGCAAGTCCTGCCAATCCGACCGGCGCGGTCATACCGGCCGACGAACTGTCGGCGCTGATCAGCATGGCGGAGGCCCTGGGGATCGCCGTCATCTCCGACGAAATCTACCATCGCCTGGCCTACGCCGCGCCCGATACGACGGCGCTTCGCTACGGCAACAGCGTGACGGTGATCAATTCCTTCTCGAAATACTACTGCATGACCGGCTGGCGCATCGGTTGGATGGTCTTGCCGGAAGAGTTGGTGCGGCCCGTCGAGCGCATCGCCCAGAGCCTCTACATCTCGCCGCCGGAACTGTCGCAGATCGCCGCGATCGAGGCTTTTGCCGCAACCGAGGAACTGGAAGCGGTGAAGGGGCGGTACGCCTGGAATCGCGAGCTCCTGATGAAACGTCTGCCCGAACTCGGTTTCCCGCTGGCCGCGCCCATGGACGGCGCCTTCTACGCTTTTTGCGATGTCACCCGGCACACCAATGACAGCATGGCCTTCGCGCGCAGGATGCTGGCCGAGGCGCATGTAGCGGCGACGCCGGGCCGTGACTTCGACACACAGGCAGGGCACCGCACAATGCGGTTTTCCTATGCCGGCAGCCACGACGACATGGTCGAGGCGCTGGCGCGCATCGACCGCTGGTTGAGGTAG